The window ATTTGTCGAGTATAATAACAGAAATGATCGCCATGGTTATTTGTGTGTCTGATATCCTTATCGTCGAAGACGACACTCGGCAACGTGACAAACCTGCAAAGCCCACAAGTGAAGAGCTGAATAAAAGGAAGTTTAAGGAGGACGCGGAGAAATTCACTCGTGATATGCAGAAAGACATTTCTGAGATAAAAAACGGAGTGAAAGGAATCGAGCGAATAGCAGAGGGACTATCAAATTCAATCTGACAATAACAAAAGTGTGAACTGTAGAGACACAGAGGACAACACAACTATTATAGTCAAGTTAACTAGCGACCAACATCACACTGCctgaattatttcattaaaggACAGTGGTGCTTCGGGAAATGCATCTTTTCGGTGTAGTGAAAATTAACCCTGAGAattgttataatataaatttttcacTGAAAACTAGAATTTTACATACATGCACGTTCAATTCATGTGATGAACCAGGGATGTGGAAAGATGCACATTATCATGTGCTTACTTTTATAGAAGAAGCTTTAGAGTCAGTGTTGCTTATTCTAAAACAATTTCCATTGAAGGTGCTTGTTTTCACGCTGATATGTTTAATcgttcaagtgttttttttatagtttatagtgaATGGGAAGCTGAGGTCATGCCACGCTTTGTTTATCCGCCATTTTGTAAAGATCGCGCGGTTTCTTCAGCGCGGGATTCGGATTTTAAAGCAACTCCGATCATCAGCATttgcagctttattttatttttttcagctacTGCATAGCCATCAGTAAAGATGCAGCCATTagctattttttatatataatgctgtTGTTACGGGACGTTTTTATAGTAACTCGAGGAAGGAGTAAACACTGAATCAATGACgtatatcattaaaataataatccaagatataaaaaaaaaggtaaacagAACACATATAAAACCATAGAAACAATCAGAGAAAACTGAGACACCTGGGGACACGACTGGGAACAAATTAACTAATAATGACAAATGAGGACAGGAAGAACTGATGAAGAGAAAACAGGAAGACGGAGAAAACGAAACCAAAACAGAGTCAGGAACAGTTGAATGCAATGATGATATTTTTAACCACTAGATGTCAGCAAAAAAAGTATAAGAAGTACACTTGCAGCCAGACTAATTGTCAGTGTAGCCTACTTTAAGTGCGTTAATGATTAGTTTActtaaagtttaataaaaccATACTAAAATATGACTTTGAGTGTATTTAGtgtactttttgtcatttttattcaaccTTCAAATGGTTTTAACATCAAATGCAccctgtttttttaaataaaaagaacactGAAAGAATTTCAAACATGTAAGatgaatacaataaaacacaactgaATTAAACGGGTACAAAAAAACTATGCAATTCTGCAAAGAACAATTCTCATCAAAACCCATTAAAACCACAAAAGCAATCACCTAAAAGTGACGTCTTGCATACAATAATGGTGAATATGTGGGACATGATAAAGAATGAAATATGACATGCATGGTTAATGTAGTCCTGGGTCATATTCTGTTCtaattgctgtcaaatgatctGTCCTGATCACAATCTAGACAACTTTTAGTTTCCATGAAAGTTATGCTTGAAGggaaatgcatcattttaagcCGTTGTATCTGTAACTGATAGTTCCATCTTTGGCACTTTGAAATAGTAATAATTGTGTCGTTTTGAACCAGTGATTTTAGTTCAATGTTCAAATCATCTCTGGCTTATATGTACTGTATCCACgctttttgaaaaaagttttgttgaattttgttattttgcactGCTATCAGTGCAAGAATGATtgtgaaaaactgtaaatgcattgttacaatgattattttttatgtcGTGAGAGACAGATATTGTTGGATTTGTTGTGGATTTTCCATTGATGCAGAGGATTGATTTAAACCTCTGTAGTTATAAATGGTATACTGTATACAGCATAAAGACTTAAACTAATTAGAAACATCAgactgtcatttttgttttgcaatacaaatatttatatattagtaatgCCCTTCACGATGTTAGAAAATAGACgtgtgattattttatatgcagGCCATCGTACTtcaatgcatgcattaaatgaacacaaaacagTCATATAAAAGATTTAGACGTCCAGGGACGTGCAGAAAAGACGGGACGTCTTCTCAACGTCACTACACGTCTGAACGTTTCCTCGCGTGAGCGCGCACGCGCAGATCAAAGAGAAAGTCATCCATTGATCGTGTTACAGAACGCGGTTCTTTATAAccactttctttttgtttggaGCGTTTGTCACAGAGTTTCTTTTTCCGTTTCCCGTCCTCCTTGACATGTCCGTGGAGAGTTGTGTCAACTATCCAGAAGGAACACCAGTCCGGTGCCGCCTCCGTCCTTCACCTCACCTGGGCGGACTACAACCCTTCCGTAACGAATAATTCACGAGTCAGATAACAGGAGCTCGTGCTCCTCAAAACCACGTAAGGAGAGGGGAAAATGTGAAACTGCACGAACCCTGTAGGTTTTCTGAAATGTCTCACTTTCTTATTATCCGACTGATTTTAACTTCCTTGATCCGGTTGTAACAGGTGGAAAGCAGACTTATGAGGTTAAAGTTTAGCTAATGCAAGTGTTCACTGTACCTGTGTGAGATTCAAATGCACAAGCAGCTGATTAGAGATCGCTTTGCAATGCAagtatttaacattttgccCATGCATTACCTcggtttttattctttttgccACGTTGTGGACAAACCAAGCACAGCGAGCCAAGACAAACTTCTTCGAAGCAGCTTCAGGGCTGAAGAATAACAGAATAACTACCATGTTTCATTAAGCATGATTAGAATTGTCTTTTTTCAGCTCAAAGCGGTTTAAGTTTTGTGTTCTACTCAGTTCATTGAGTTTCGTTTCTCCAGCAGGTTGAAGTATAACTTTGGAGCCAGGCTCGATTGTTGATGATGATCCTGCTATGCTGAATTTGCAGCGTGGTCCTTGCTGGTCCTGACATGACACACGATAAATAACTCTTGCGTTGTTTAATCTCATCAACGATGGCTTCCCCGAGAGGCCACCATCGGCGCAGAAGCATGGAGGAACCAGTAAACATGTCGTGAGAGACTGTTGATATTGTTTTAATAcgttgttattttagtttcaattgATGCAGAGGACTGATTAACTTCTGTAGCTACACATAATTGTATCATATATATAGCATACAAGTAGTACATTTATAGTAAGCGtgtaacttatttttcttttctttccttataGATCTGATGTTATTAATCTCAAAGAAGAATTGAACAGACTTCATAAGGACGTTTTTCCAGAATGCAACAAACATATGGAGAAAATGAGTGATCTTCTCAATGAGCTTGATAATGGTTTCAAACCTGCTATTTTTGCCCTCAGAGGAGCTGTAATAACTGGAGGAATCGCAGTGGTGTTTGCTGTATTATCTTTCTTTGTATACGACGACGACGTTTCATTGATTTTGGCTTCAGCGGGTGCAGCTATGGCTGTATTTGCTGTATTATGTCTCGCTGTCGGGCGATCGAGGACAACACAGCAGGAGAAgaacataaaacaaatgattgaaGTGGAACTTAAGGCGTTTCTGGATAAAATGAACCGTTTTATTGACGTAATGGAAAGAATCTGTCGACGCACTGAAGAAATACTGAGAGACCCTTCTCTGTCAGGTCACAAAACCCAGGCCTTAAGCGAACATTTTGCCTACAGCTTTGAAAAAAGGCTCTTCCAGGAACATGAGAGTAAAGTAGATGACCGGATGACTAAAATCGCGCTGTTGTCCGGAAAGCTTTCAGAAATGATCGCCAAGGTCAGTTCCGTGCCTGACCTCCTCAAAGAGATCATCGAAGACCGCAAGAGGCAGCGTGACCAACCTGCAAAGCCCACTCGTGAGTTTAAGGAGAAAGCAGAAAAAATCATTGATGATATGAGGAAAGGAATCCgcgatttaaaaaaacagagtAAAAGAAGTCAACCAAACAGCGGAGAGAATGTTCAATCGTTTGAGTTCTGAGACCCGGCTGATGGAGGACGACCCAACCAGTAACCAATAATCACAGCACGGTATTGAATCATTTCCTAACAATTAATGTGAACACATTTTGATCAAAAGTAGTAGAAGTTATGTCAGGTTTATACAAAAGCTTACATTAAGCAAATTCTTGTCTTTAGcatacaaaactaaaaataatatttttataacataaggaaaaatctgtaaaaaaaaaaaaaaatgtatattatggACATTTAGGGCATTAACCTTATTCTAGAAAGACATTCCCTAAAGAAATGAGCCACAGTTCACAGAAAGAACAAGATGCATGTCACTCTTAAATTTCTGCAAAAACATCTTGACAGGATGAGACGCGTCTCACCGAATTTACTTCTTCTTGCTCAAATACATACAGAATCATGTCAACATACTTGTATTGGAGAGCATGTCTTAAGTGAGAGTAATCTGTGGAGAAAGAATTGTCTCTTAAAGTGACCGTGCTGCTTAATGTTAATCCAAGAAAATCCCTCGCTGCTCTTGACTGAATTACTCTGTAGTTTTGACCAGAATTACTCCTACAGACTGAACAAAAGGAAGCATTTCTTGCTAACTGTCCAACAAAGTATTAATAGTTGTCTATATTGTGGGTCTACACTTTCGGTTGATTGTAGTCCATTACATACATGAATTTGTTCTTGTTCTTGTCATATTTCATGACCATTTTCTGAACtatatatagcaaataaatGGTGATATTGTGAGGAACGTTGAAGGTGTCTGAATAAATAGTGGCCTGACTGTGTATTTCATTGTCCCAGTGAAGACCACGCAGTGCTATTTtagatttgattatttattttcccgGTCACCTAGAAACATGAAATACATATTAAACTATTTCAAACAGGGCCCACAAGCCACGGCCCTGAGGGTCCGTCACTTGATTCAGTTCCACTTTGGGGTTAAgaggtgtttatttattgattgtttgGCGCCCGGATAACGCATTGATCTTAAGTACTATACATTCTGTtatctccattctgtatggatggggtgattgatttgttggggacacttaacttagataatctctgcatttaataacaaattgttcaatctcgtcattatacatccctatcattgtattcttctactttgtactgtacagtgctttgatgcaacctgtgttgttaaaagtgctataaaagTATTTCTAACAAAGTCGCTGGATATATATTACTTTGTTGAGTCTGTCATTCCACGTAAACCAATTAAAACATTCCAAATAATTGAACTAATAAACATTGTGGGTGATCAGGGAATTTAAAGCAGATATTAAttggaaaaaatgaattttttagtGGTGACAGGGAAAGGAGATAAATACTGCCATTAAACTGGAAAAAGGTAAGTTTTGAGCTTTGGGAATGGTTTGAAATCTCTTGCTAGGtatgaaagtattaatttcttgtgCACAGAGTGGTTGAGTAGACTGCAGTCCAGCAATTGTTATTAATGAGAATAATGTTCGTCAGCAGTTTGAGTCTGGATTCAAACTCAGGTCCTCTACAAAAAGAAGCCGTGCCTCCACAATCAAAAATCCTGCAAACTTAGCTTTCTTGGAACAGATAGCTCAAGCATAGACTGAACACgagtgaaagaaagaagcaTGCTTAAATAGGCAAGCACAAACAAGATAAATGACCCACAGGTGGGAAAACGTTAAGACCTAACGGGTAGCAAGACATTGAATCCACCTAGTGGCTGGGAGACACTGAAGATGACCTTTAGGGCCGTTTATACCTTACATTTATCACAGTAATGATATAGTGAAGTGGAAAAATACAgctgttgtgtgtttgtaacCTTGGGTGAGACTGAGATATAAAAGTGTTGCAGCAAACTGCGGTTTCTTTATGACCGTCTGACCTTGCTTGCAAAGAATAAAACCTTTAAAGACAATTCATTGAGCTCGTCTCTCACACGGTGATAGTCGTTTCAAAACTACCATACCAGCAGCAAAAGTACTTGAGTGAGTAAGTGTTTTCAGTATGGTGCTTCAAAAACGTGCAGGACAATGATATTTATATCAGCGTGAATAAAGTGGGTGATCATCagcttaaaaacaatatttaatatcgCGTCTAGATAAAATCTCAGATCTCAAACCGTGTGTTATTTCTGCAAACAAAAGGGCTGAAATGTTCCCGGCCAGAGAGATAAAGATCCCTGTTTACATCCTGATCAAGATCACAGATTAAGAAGTATGATAAGAAATATGCAGATTCTGTGGAAGGAGCAAGGAGGAAAAACtcatgttttcaacactgatacaCTTTATACAGAGCTGTCTGCAAAATGTGCTGAATATATCTTTATCTTAACCTTTTGTATTGTTATTAGAAGCCAAGACCTCCACCGAATCAATGAACTCAACCACAATGTCGCAGTCTCTCTTcaactactttttaaaattcattgcaTTTGTGATGGGAAATATTTCCAAAAGAGAACAGATGTTTCTGAAATATTCTGATCGTATTCAAACAGCTCAAGccaagttgcatttatttgtattgtgcTTGGgcaaagtttttaataaaagatgttACCGTCagatgatttttatataaaaactacGATGCTTAAAATAGCGTTTTTAAACGCATTTATATCTTTCATTACTGTTACTTTCCTTTGTTTTACAAGGAAGTTTGAATTGTGTGTACATGGTCTTAAAATGAGACAAATATTTACTGACTGCTACatatttcttctttatttaaTGATAAAGTAAACACAACCCAGAAACACGAATGGATGAACACTGTTTATACTGAGCACACACACGTTTTATAGTGAAATGagcaactaaaaaaaatatttgaatgatatCAAAGAACGGTCCAATAATGTGTGGGAGTCGTCATCAATCACCATTTGAAGGCGGGACATCCTGTTCGGACACATGGTCACAGGAGAACACAATTATTTGCCTGAGTAATCTTATTTGAAATTACATAACCTatacacaagtgtgtgtgtgtgtgtgtgtttaaaggtgTAGAAAAGACTTTTGTCAGGTTTTATGaaaccttattttatttttcatgttcattaattaattattttcccGTTCCCATTGACCATGCATAGAGACAGAGACGAACT is drawn from Puntigrus tetrazona isolate hp1 chromosome 7, ASM1883169v1, whole genome shotgun sequence and contains these coding sequences:
- the LOC122349029 gene encoding uncharacterized protein LOC122349029, whose amino-acid sequence is MASPRGHHRRRSMEEPVNMSSDVINLKEELNRLHKDVFPECNKHMEKMSDLLNELDNGFKPAIFALRGAVITGGIAVVFAVLSFFVYDDDVSLILASAGAAMAVFAVLCLAVGRSRTTQQEKNIKQMIEVELKAFLDKMNRFIDVMERICRRTEEILRDPSLSGHKTQALSEHFAYSFEKRLFQEHESKVDDRMTKIALLSGKLSEMIAKVSSVPDLLKEIIEDRKRQRDQPAKPTREFKEKAEKIIDDMRKGIRDLKKQSKRSQPNSGENVQSFEF